Proteins found in one Leptospira congkakensis genomic segment:
- a CDS encoding glucan biosynthesis protein — translation MKKLNIYLALIALVLCVVIIIRKNDLTLTRVASLMAISTSTETFDFHTVDSIAKQKLKSKFSPTPEFKIPGLDGISFDDYRQIEYKPDVAIWKNLALPYQLHFFHPGHIYSNGIQIYEVIGEKPVEIPYDASRFHFGDLPLSDDFAELSKKLRYTGFRVHYPINQKEALEEFLVFQGASYFRAISKDQVYGLSGRGLAINTGPKDKEEFPIFESFYIKRPQKTDTSLTIYAIMNGESVVGSYEFIVKPGEITTVDVRAKIYLRKKIKRLGFAPITSMYLYGESDNPILGNIHPEVHDSDGLLIQNKSGDWEWRPLINPKKTQLTRIQLDSPLGYGLIQRDRKFKSYQDEKLKYHLRPSVWVEPKGDWGKGNLYLLEFTTNLDSDDNITTFWEPAIPPNLNEGYEFLYTLHYTERSPKQHTLGKASAFYRGVDPVFPKEKMFTLYFTGDYLKSLDQKTILKAVIKNDQIPAEGIRYKIEKISELDQWRLQIWYPSSDEESNWTVFLENENQRITETWIYRDGLSK, via the coding sequence ATGAAGAAACTGAACATATATCTTGCACTCATTGCCTTGGTATTGTGTGTCGTAATCATCATTCGAAAAAATGATCTGACCTTAACTAGAGTGGCCAGCCTTATGGCTATCTCTACCTCGACAGAAACTTTTGATTTTCATACTGTCGATTCAATCGCAAAACAAAAATTAAAGTCTAAATTTTCACCAACCCCTGAATTCAAAATCCCCGGACTCGACGGAATTAGTTTTGATGACTATAGGCAAATTGAATACAAACCAGATGTTGCCATTTGGAAAAATCTAGCTCTCCCCTACCAATTGCATTTTTTTCATCCAGGTCATATCTATAGTAATGGAATTCAAATTTACGAAGTCATCGGCGAAAAACCAGTAGAAATTCCTTATGATGCTTCCCGTTTCCATTTTGGAGATTTACCACTCTCTGATGACTTTGCCGAATTATCCAAAAAACTTCGTTATACAGGATTCCGAGTTCATTACCCGATCAACCAAAAAGAGGCATTAGAAGAGTTTTTAGTTTTTCAAGGAGCTTCTTATTTTAGAGCCATATCCAAAGATCAAGTTTATGGATTATCTGGAAGAGGACTTGCGATCAACACAGGACCGAAAGACAAAGAAGAATTTCCGATCTTTGAAAGTTTCTATATCAAACGCCCGCAAAAAACTGATACTTCCCTTACCATTTATGCAATCATGAACGGGGAATCTGTTGTCGGTTCTTATGAGTTCATTGTGAAACCAGGTGAAATTACCACTGTAGATGTGCGCGCGAAAATATACTTACGTAAAAAAATCAAACGACTTGGTTTTGCTCCCATCACCTCCATGTACTTGTATGGAGAATCGGACAATCCAATTTTAGGAAATATCCATCCAGAAGTACATGACTCTGATGGACTACTCATCCAAAACAAATCAGGCGATTGGGAATGGAGACCGCTCATCAATCCTAAAAAAACTCAACTAACAAGAATTCAACTTGATTCACCATTGGGTTATGGGCTAATCCAAAGAGACCGTAAATTTAAAAGTTACCAAGACGAAAAACTCAAATACCATTTAAGACCTAGTGTTTGGGTAGAACCAAAAGGAGATTGGGGAAAGGGAAATTTATACCTTTTAGAATTCACAACCAATTTAGATTCTGATGACAATATCACAACGTTTTGGGAACCTGCGATCCCACCCAATCTAAACGAAGGTTACGAATTTTTATATACACTTCATTATACAGAAAGGTCACCCAAACAACACACTTTAGGAAAGGCCTCAGCATTTTATAGAGGTGTTGATCCTGTTTTTCCTAAAGAAAAAATGTTTACCTTGTATTTTACAGGCGACTACCTAAAATCTTTGGATCAAAAAACAATACTCAAAGCAGTTATCAAAAATGACCAAATTCCAGCTGAAGGAATCCGATACAAAATCGAAAAAATATCAGAACTAGACCAATGGCGTTTACAAATCTGGTATCCTAGTTCTGATGAAGAATCAAATTGGACTGTTTTCTTAGAAAATGAAAACCAACGAATTACTGAAACTTGGATCTATCGCGATGGACTATCCAAATAA